In Pseudomonas sp. Q1-7, the genomic window TCCAGGTGGCCCCGCGGATTGGCCGGCAGCGGCCAGCTGTCGACCTTCTGCGCGATGGCCTTGAAGGCCAGCGAGCACTTCGAGCGCGGGAACGCTTCGTAGACCGCGCGTTGCTTCTGCACCGCCTTGCGCACCGACTCGTCGTAGGGAACGGCGCCCACGTACTGCAGGGCGACGTCGAGGAAGCGGTCGGTGACCTTGGTCAGCTTGGCGAACAGGTTGCGCCCTTCCTGCGGGCTGTGGGCCATGTTGGCCAGCACGCGGAAGCGGCTCATGCCGTAGTCGCGGTTGAGCAGCTTGATCAGTGCGTAAGCGTCGGTGATGGAGGTCGGCTCGTCGCAGACCACCACGATCACTTCCTGGGCCGCGCGGACGAAGCTGACCACCGAATCGCCGATGCCGGCGGCGGTGTCGATCACCAGCACGTCGAGGTTGTCGCTGATGTCGCTGAATGCCTGGATCAGGCCGGCGTGCTGCATGGGCGAAAGCTGCACCATGCTCTGGGTGCCGGAGGCGGCCGGGACGATGCGGATGCCCCCCGGCCCCTGCAACAGCACGTCGCGCAGGTCACATTCGCCATTGATCACATCGGCCAGGGTGCGTTTGGCGGTGAGGCCGAGCAGGACGTCGACGTTGGCCAGGCCGAGGTCGGCGTCCAGCAGCATGACGCGACGACCGAGATCGGCCAGCGCCAGCGAAAGGTTCACCGACACGTTGGTCTTGCCGACGCCACCCTTGCCGCCGGTCACCGCGATCACCTGTACGGGATGCATACTACCCATTTCAAATACCTTGCCTTGGGCCACTTGGGTGTCTAGCACCGCCCTCTCCGGGGCGGTTCACACTTCTTCAACCGGCGCGCCGCGCCGGATTCTGGTACAGCCCGGCGAACAGGTCGGCCATGGCTTCTTCGCTCGGATCTTCCGGCGCCTGGAGGCTGACCGCGCGGCTCACCAGCTGGTGGCTGCGCGGAACCTGCAGATCATCCGGGATTCGCGGACCGTCGGCCAGATAGGCTACCGGGAGATGCTGGCCGATAGCCAGCCCCAAAACCTCGCCGAGACTGGCCGCTTCGTCCGCCTTGGTGATGATGCAGCCGACCAGGCCGCAACGCTTGTAGCTGTGATAGGCCGCCTTGAGTACCTGGCT contains:
- the fleN gene encoding flagellar synthesis regulator FleN, which codes for MGSMHPVQVIAVTGGKGGVGKTNVSVNLSLALADLGRRVMLLDADLGLANVDVLLGLTAKRTLADVINGECDLRDVLLQGPGGIRIVPAASGTQSMVQLSPMQHAGLIQAFSDISDNLDVLVIDTAAGIGDSVVSFVRAAQEVIVVVCDEPTSITDAYALIKLLNRDYGMSRFRVLANMAHSPQEGRNLFAKLTKVTDRFLDVALQYVGAVPYDESVRKAVQKQRAVYEAFPRSKCSLAFKAIAQKVDSWPLPANPRGHLEFFVERLVRQPSAENPV